The Maylandia zebra isolate NMK-2024a linkage group LG4, Mzebra_GT3a, whole genome shotgun sequence genome includes a window with the following:
- the ier2a gene encoding immediate early response gene 2 protein, translating to MEVSAEAKRIMVVALGKLYSSRTQRGGLRLHRSLLLTLVMKSARDIYHAAQATAQSAAPTCEPQHPAVNVITTRPAAAQGLQSPASHPAEESRTAGSSTELRCAPHAHDHAENKENVCPSGPAQHSRKRRGKAAAEPDFLPCKKAKLEQVNCHQQLIVSSVLSDYVKCSSELRTAPTLIPVQTAIAAC from the coding sequence ATGGAGGTCAGCGCAGAGGCCAAGAGGATCATGGTCGTGGCTTTGGGGAAACTGTACAGCTCCCGCACCCAGCGAGGGGGTCTCCGTCTTCACCGGAGTCTCCTGCTCACTCTGGTCATGAAATCTGCCCGGGACATCTATCATGCGGCCCAGGCGACAGCTCAAAGTGCCGCCCCGACATGTGAACCACAACACCCGGCTGTTAATGTGATAACCACAAGGCCAGCTGCCGCTCAGGGGCTCCAGAGTCCCGCTTCTCACCCAGCTGAAGAGTCACGGACCGCCGGTTCATCCACGGAGCTGCGCTGCGCGCCGCACGCGCACGACCACGCGGAAAACAAGGAGAATGTGTGCCCGTCCGGCCCCGCACAGCACTCCAGGAAAAGACGGGGCAAAGCGGCTGCTGAACCGGACTTTCTGCCCTGCAAGAAAGCAAAACTCGAGCAGGTGAACTGTCATCAGCAGCTCATTGTCAGCTCCGTTTTGAGTGACTATGTGAAGTGCAGTAGTGAACTGCGAACAGCCCCAACCCTCATTCCCGTGCAGACAGCCATCGCAGCGTGTTGA